The following proteins are co-located in the Rhodococcus opacus B4 genome:
- the arsD gene encoding arsenite efflux transporter metallochaperone ArsD, translating into MSTIEIFEPALCCNTGVCGDDVDQALVTFSADMDWVRSQGGDIARFNLASEPLAFAEREPVKGFLQVAGSEGLPLVLVDGVTAQTGRYPDRAQLAKWAGIGTDTPYAGAPAGISTLGLTDTTDAGSCCAPTDTGSTSCC; encoded by the coding sequence ATGAGCACCATCGAAATTTTCGAACCCGCCCTGTGCTGCAACACCGGCGTCTGCGGCGACGACGTCGACCAGGCGCTGGTCACCTTCTCCGCCGACATGGACTGGGTCCGCTCCCAGGGCGGGGACATCGCCCGGTTCAACCTGGCCAGCGAACCCCTCGCGTTCGCCGAGCGCGAACCCGTCAAGGGGTTCCTTCAGGTCGCCGGATCCGAGGGCCTGCCGCTGGTGCTGGTGGACGGGGTGACCGCGCAGACCGGCCGCTACCCCGACCGCGCCCAGCTCGCCAAGTGGGCCGGCATCGGCACCGACACCCCGTACGCAGGCGCACCGGCCGGGATCTCCACGCTCGGGCTCACCGACACCACCGACGCCGGGTCCTGCTGCGCCCCCACCGACACCGGCAGCACCAGCTGCTGCTGA
- a CDS encoding arsenate reductase ArsC, translating into MSTTPSVLFVCVHNAGRSQMAAGFLTHLAGDQIEVRSAGSAPADQVNPAAVEAMAELGIDISAESPKILTVDAVQASDVVITMGCGDTCPVFPGTSYRDWVLEDPAGQGVDAVRPIRDEIKAKVQALIAELVPATA; encoded by the coding sequence CGTCCATAACGCCGGCCGCTCCCAGATGGCCGCCGGATTCCTCACCCACCTCGCCGGTGATCAGATCGAGGTCCGCTCCGCCGGATCCGCCCCAGCCGATCAGGTGAACCCGGCCGCCGTCGAGGCGATGGCAGAACTCGGCATCGACATCAGCGCCGAGTCCCCGAAGATTCTCACCGTCGACGCGGTACAGGCCTCCGACGTGGTCATCACCATGGGCTGCGGTGACACCTGCCCGGTCTTCCCCGGCACAAGCTACCGGGACTGGGTCCTCGAGGATCCGGCCGGTCAGGGCGTCGACGCGGTCCGCCCGATCCGTGACGAGATCAAGGCCAAGGTGCAGGCGCTGATCGCCGAACTCGTCCCCGCCACCGCCTGA
- a CDS encoding low molecular weight phosphatase family protein: MSTPSVLFVCVKNGGKSQMAAGLMRKAARDTVEVYSAGTKPGTAVNALSAESLLEVGVDITGETPKLIDPQLVRDVDLVVTLGREARVDPVDGTRFENWDTIEPSERGIDGIERMRLVRDDITARVNQLAAQLRTTHQS, translated from the coding sequence ATGAGCACACCCTCCGTGTTGTTCGTGTGCGTGAAGAACGGCGGCAAGTCCCAGATGGCCGCCGGACTGATGCGCAAGGCCGCCCGTGACACCGTCGAGGTGTATTCGGCCGGCACCAAACCCGGCACCGCCGTCAACGCCCTCTCCGCCGAATCTCTGCTCGAGGTGGGTGTCGACATCACCGGGGAGACCCCGAAGCTGATCGACCCGCAACTGGTCCGCGACGTCGATCTGGTGGTCACCCTGGGCCGCGAGGCCCGCGTCGACCCGGTGGACGGCACCCGGTTCGAGAACTGGGACACCATTGAGCCGTCCGAGCGCGGCATCGACGGGATCGAGCGGATGCGGCTGGTCCGCGACGACATCACCGCCCGCGTGAATCAGCTCGCCGCCCAACTCCGCACCACCCACCAGTCCTGA